Below is a window of Candidozyma auris chromosome 3, complete sequence DNA.
TTTTGTGTTCTACTGCATTCTCGGTTTCTGGAGCAGTCGTTTTGAgttgttcttcatcagcCATTTCTGCTCAATTGACGTGTTGTTCTCGTGTGGGGATGTGGATGTTCAGTGTGTGGATGAGTTTCGCCGAATCGGGGTAACTGGTTCCACTTagcttttggaaaagaaagctgactgaatgattttgttgagctgAACAGGATATATGACAGAACGGTGTTTGTGGCTAATGTTCTAGGAGAACTATGAAAATGTTTCAgaaaaataagaaaaaaactGAGCCGAGCGTTCTCACTTTAGTCTCCCAAAAGGCTGGTATAGATCGACGAAGTAGTCGATTCGAGAATAAGATAAAAGATATGACAATATATTGGGCAGCTCGAACAGATCTGACTCCAGGTCAAGACTGAAAATGCTTCTTTATGCTCTAAAAACGggacttgatcaaaagTGTGGTTAACCATGCAAGGACTCGTTATAATGCGAATTCTATGAGGCAGTATTCCGCGACACTAAGTCTCAGTTGATGGTGATTTGCGACTTGTAATGGGCACCCAGATCgttgtgaagaagccattgttgatcaaattgaTAAAGAGCAAGCTTGAAATATCCGATGCTCTAGATAAATCGAggaaaatatcaaaaaaaGATGGTAATGCGTTGTTGTACTCCACAGCATCTGTGTCGGAGTTGAGCACATTGCTAAGAGAGTacgagaaggagatcaGCATGACAGAGGATGATTCAAGGCCAattgaaagaaaaactcATCTACGCGATGAAGTGGCCGATATTATAGGAGAGTATCACAATGAGCTACTAGCTACGGTGCCCAAAAAGTGGTCGTTGTACCCGCCAATGGTTCTTTTTAACAACGGGACCTTCGATACGCCAGACTGGGCAAATtactttttgaagaatgggACAACATTGCTATTTGATCATTTACTGGACTCATTCTTCAAGGGATACACGCATTACGCTGTGAATAAACCTATCATAGAGGAGGATGTCATGCGCAGACCTTTCAGCTTGGTGCCATTGCATGGAGACTTTGGACCTGAGCCCACTACACAAATGTTCGAAAGTCCTCTGGGCTTAGACATTGAGAGGACCTTTTGGTGCACGGTAACACAGAACGGCATTTCTCAGGAGTGGGCTCCTCGGTACACTATGTTCTCCAGAGGCAATATCACCGAGAAAAAACGGCTTCTAGACAGCTATAGGAACCTCACGGGCGAGAATGTGGTCGACCTATATGCTGGTATTGGATACTTTACTCTCTCATACTTGGCCAATGGTGCTACAGTGTATTGCTGGGAGATCAATCCATGGTCCATTGAGGGTCTTCTTCGCGggctcaaaaagaatgggtgcaaattcTGCCTCATCAAAGACGGAGACAACTTTGACGCCACCACCCATTCTGAGGCGTTGGGCAGTGGAGTAAATGCATTCGTTTTTCACGAAAGTAATGAGCACGCCGTTGAGAGACTCTCCAGGCTTGATTTGGCCATTGCACACTACAACTTGGGACTACTACCGACTCTGAGGCAAGGGTGGGAGGTAGTGAGAAGACTCGAAAGTCACAAGTCGAAAGGGCCAAAAGTTCTGCCAGCATTGGTTCACGCCCATGAAAACGTCCACAAGAATGATTTTGACCAGATTGTGAAAGAGATCGAGACCTTTTTTGATGGCAGGGTCATTCAGTTGAACAAAGTCAAAACATTTGCTCCCGACATCTGGCACATTGTCTTAGATGTTCAACTACAAATCTAGATGCTATTACAATAAGAAGCATGTAACACTACACGCAGCTGCTTCTACCACCAAATGTGCTACCGTACATGCGAGTTTGTTGTGTGAACCGTTTTTGTGGTTGATGAAAGCCGTTGTCATTGAAAATGCGCAGCACCGCCTCGGTGCATGAAAACACAGATCATTTGCAAAGATCCAAGATGCTGAGCTGAAATGCTCTTGTCAAGATTAAAGGATCCGAACACCGGAGAGAAAATTGGATTTCTCCGAGCTTACGATCTTTCAGTCTACTTTGAGCCGTTTTCTAATGTAAACTTAGATCTGGACTATTATCGCTCCTGCGCTCGGCGACGCAGGATACTGAGCCCGACGTCACCAGCTGTGAACAATCCAAAGAGGGTTGCTAGATGTGCTTTCATCAATGGCCAATTATTCTTGTCCTGGACCCTGAGCTAATTTTAGACTGAGGAGACTTGCCGTGTCAGATACTATAACCCACTTTCCTATGAAATTGAGTGGGATGAAATTGATATGTGGTGACTTTTTGCAGGAAACAAATTTTGATCATCACTATCTGGCCGGCCGACgatttatttatttatttttttttcgtcaATTTCCTTGCTTCGCGTAAAACTTCTTCATAGCAGACATTCTCAGTCTTCTATACGGCACCCACGACCATTTCGCCGTAAAAAACTCGTGAATTGATATCTTTCTACGCTTGCAGTTTGTCACCAATTGCCTCGTCGGTTGCCTCAACTAAGCCTTCTCACTGTTTATGCGCACTACCTCCACATGTCGTACTCCATATAATTCGGCGACTCACCTCCACTGGGTAAACTTCTGCCaatttttaatttttttgtccCTCACACTGACCTCACCCTCACCTCACTGTGGGCATcaacatttttgaaaagctccttAGTGTCACCCAAGAAGTTAATTGCCCACGACTTTTTCTACATTCTTACCCTTTCCGCTTCTCGCCGTGTCCTCCTTTACagtgtttcttttttaatCCCGCCATCACGTGACAGGTATTGTCCCCTTACCAGTTTCCCACCAAGACCAATTTCAAAAGATATAGTTAACCACATCAAGCACAACAACAAATGTCTCTGAACGTCGTGAAAAgggaagaggaggagctttACGATATGCTCAACTTGTCTCCTCCCCATTTCGACGCCTCCCTTAACATGTCGTCCCCGACCTCGGTCCTCTCCAAAGACATGTTTGACCATGGAAATGGGACAGCCACAAATGGGATGCTAGCGGATTCTCCAGTGATCATGAACCAGGAGCAGCTTATACAGAACCAACATGACTCATTTGCTAGAAAtgtcaacatcaacttATCCCAAGATAATGGCGTCACCAGTCTGCTACATCCTAACCCTTCTGGGCTCGACATATCTCCTTCCCTAAACGTCAATACCACCCAAAAACTACAGGTGTCACTGGACTTTCTTTCGCCGCATAATTTTCCCAACTCGTCATCCTACCTAAATCCTCGAAGCCCAGACACCTATTCTTCTCACTCTTTATACTCTGACCAATCGCTGAACCCAGGTTCTCCCTACCAAGACGCCATGTCTCATTTCAGTGAAGCCTACTCCGACGTTGGACAGCAACATATATCCCAAAACGACTACTTAGACACTTCGGCAAATGTCCGCCGTGACACCAACGGAGGTTCCTTCAATAGAGACATCTACCTCGGCGAGTCCGTCTCCTCCACAAACTTGATGAGTATGTCGACGCAAAGTTTTCACCAGCGAACAACGCAGCAAGAGCAGCAGTTCACAAATGAGCAAAATTATAAAGACCTGTTAAGCATGCCTATACCCTCGATCAATGCAGCTCCTTACGAAAATCTGTACGATAGACTCACAGAaaacaacttgatgaactaCACGGAAAACATCAACACGTCTCGTCCCTACCCACTACAAGAGCAGAAAGAAATCACAATATCAATTGAGCAAGCTCCAGACATTGTTGCTGCAAAGACCCCTTCATTGTTCAGTAACTCGTCCCACAACTCTTCAGCTCAGAATTCTCCTGGCCAGCAATACTCCGCAAGTAACAGCTTGAAGCCTCAGGGTCTGGCGGGGAACCTCTCAAGTACGTCACAGGCAAATTCACAAATGTCCCCTTCAAGCCCGTCTGATCAAAACGAGAGCAGTTTACTCAAACCAGAAGAGTTTCAGAGTGTCAAGCGCGGGAGACAAAAGGTGCACTCGCTCAAGACGCACTCAAGACTGCGGTCGCCAAATAATTCTGGCTATTcaagtgaagaaatcgaTGACGACGAGTCCGCGAGTGTCGGTGAAAATGCTGTGGCCTCTCGTGAGAAGATGCTAGAGCTCGCTCTGACAACGCAGTCCACAAGGCGAACACAGAAGCATCCCTCTTTGTATGCCTGCCATTTGTGTGACAAAAGATTCACCAGACCGTACAATTTGAAGTCACACTTGAGAACACATACTGATGAGCGTCCCTTCACATGTAATGTGTGTGGTAAGGCGTTTGCCAGACAGCACGATAGAAAACGTCACGAGGACCTTCACTCTGGTGAGAAGAAATTTCAGTGCAAGGGTTTGTTGAAAGATGGAACACCATATGGATGTGGTCGAAAGTTTGCAAGGGCAGATGCTCTCAGAAGACATTTTCAGACAGAATCAGGCAAGGAGTGCATCCGTGCGCTCGTAGAAGAGGATGAGCGAGAGAGACAAGCAGGTAACGGCAACGAATCTGGAATACAACTACCCAGCGGAGATTATCTCAGCCCGTCCAGCATCAACCAGTATCAGAACGTTCCTCAAGTCGCCATCTCGCCACCAGACTAGTTGCATTGGAGTACCAAGAGCATTACAAGTAGTCACGTATGTAACGTTTCAAACTATTCACgaaatttttttttctttttaatGGTCGACCATTTAAGTAGAACTGTGTAATGTTTACTGATGTCTGATCCGCTATGTAATGCGATCGACTAGCCGCACAGATTATCAACTTTTTCTTACTCAGGCATCCCATCAACATGTCCCTAGACCATGAGGAGTCTATGATAGATAGAATCTCAGTGGGTGCTGACGTGGATGATGTAAGCAATCTTTCTGcggaagagaaggagctcAGAAAGCTCTTGGCTTCAAAACAagaattgatgatgaacCAAAGCAGAGCGTACCTCGAGGATCTTTTCAAGGAGAACTCCACGATACCAATTAAATTGAAGAATGTTCAAGTAACGAACTCCCAATACTTCAGGCATTCCTTTCTTCAAACACAACTACTGCCGTTGCTTACTGGAAAAGTTATGTCATTGGCTGAattcttgaacaatttAGAGATCGTCCATAGGCGGTTTTTAAAACATGACATTCTTGAAGACTCAATGATCGGTCTACACCAACTTCCGAAACAGATGTGGAATAACAAGTCCCCTCTTACGATAGACATGGTGCCCGTGTTCAATGTAGTGCCTCAAAAGCGCTTCTTCGCAAAAACAGGCACCAATATAGGCAATGGCGAAGGTGATGGGTATATTCAATTCCAGCTTAAAAATATGTTCGGCGGTGCTGAGAGTCTTGTATTTGATGCAATTACCGGTACAAAGACTCCATCATCATATTTATTGAATtattcgcagccagtgtTTAATCGTGCAGACTACCTTTGGGGTACCCTGGCTTTCATCAATACAAGAAAGCTCGAGTGGATACAGAGCAATGTCCATACAAAAGGAGTTGTTAGCAGAATCACCACTCACTTTGACTCAAAATTCAACTTCGACATCGCATTGGAGAACAGCTGGAGAGCACTAAGTAACCATGGATCGAAATCACTAGAGGTTTTGCGCCAACTGAGAGACACATTCAAGTCGTCATTGATTCTAGGTGTCACTTACGATTCTCGGGATAATCGAATCGGACCCACCAGTGGCACATTGGCAAAGCTTGGTGTTGAGTATAGCGGgctttttggcttcaacaatgtCCGCTTCACCAAGTTCATGTGGGAGGGCCAACGGGCTTTGGCATTAGGCAAGCATCATTCAATAATCCTTACGAATAAAGCAGGATTGCTTATAAGCGGTGATCGGCTAAAAACTAATATCCTTGATCGTTTCCACGTTGGTGGACCGAACGACGTCCGTTCATTTTCACTTAATGGTGTCGGtccaaaagacaaaaactCCTCTGTGGGTGGAGATGTCTTTTTTAATGGAGGAATTTCTTTGCTCAGTCACATTCCGAAGACACCAGAAGATAcaaacttcaagttgattAATTACCTCAATTTCGGTAAATTGGCATCGATTGACTCATCAGACCGTTCCAGTGACGTTCTCAAGCTGATGACATCCGGCTATTCCGTCAGCGCTGGGGTTGGTGTTCTTTATAACCACCCCATGGCACGCTTCGAGCTCAATTTCGGGTTGCCTATAGTTGCACATGCGAACGATCATGTTCGGAAGGGGATTCAATACGGAGTTGGAGTGTCTTTCTTGTAAGGCAAGAATCTATATTAGTCTTTTGTATATATTTTACGCGGTGCTATTTTGCTGCCACAGTTTCATCCACTCTTCGTGCTTATGTTTCACAGCAGGTATAATGAGAGACTCAATTTCAACCTTTTTACTCTTATCTTCCTCAGTCAAGCGAATCCATTCTTGCTCTCCATTTGGCGTAACAATCACGACTTCATTCTTTCTAGATTGTAGCAAGTTTCCGATGACAAGCTGATGCTGATATCTGGACAAAGCgtcttttgctttcttgatcaaaataGAGTTGTCTGTCTCCAATTTGAAAGACACGATCATTGCCTGCGGAGCCCATGAATCcaccaatcttctcaagaattTCGGAACCTGCTCCAAATCAACAACGAGCTTACCACTTGGTTGTGCTTGAATCTTATGCTGAGGCATTCTTGAAGACGGTAAGAAGAAGTCCGACACAGCTGCTGCAAGGTAAAATAAAGCTTTCGTGTGGATCCGTTGCAAAATGGTAGacattgacttcaaagtGTACAAATACTGGTTGACAGTTGTGAAAGGTACCAAAAATAGAGAGTTGGACTTCTGAGCCTGCTGGTACTTGCGCAAAACGACAAGCATCTCGTCGGCGAACTCTGGGTTGATTTCAACCTTATTATCTTTCTCGATCATATAGTCCAAGAAACAATTCGTTGTATGACTGTAATGCCTGGAATatggaagcaaagaaaactCTCTGTGTAAGAAAATCACGGCATAGCCGTTTTCTAAGAAATACTCTGCAGAAGTAGCACCCCTCGTACCGGCGCTGAAATTGTCTATGAATCTAACAGTGTTATTCTCCAAAGGGACCGTAGTTCCTCCCGAAGTAACAAGtgcaattctttttcctgTCGTTTCGGCATGATACTCAACAAATTGCTTCGTTTGCTCTTCGATTTCTGCCAAGTATGAAGGTGCCTTGTGTGTCTTGAAGTAGACCTCCTCATCGGAGTCACCGGCCACAGGAAAATCTCCATGAGAACGATCAATTGCCGTCTCCGGTTCGGGCGCCGCTGTGTGATAGTTTTTTTGTGGTGGAGGCATGGAGACAATTCAATTGATTTAAAGGTTTCAGTGCAAGTGGTGTAGAATGGAAATATGGGGAAGCGGAGGTACTGATGTGGTGACCAACTTTATCACCGAAGAACAATCTTTCGTTGGGATTGATGGTGGAACATGGGCAATCCAGTTGTCTTTCTAGATGTACGTCTTTCATTAAGGCCTATTTGAATTGATCGTACTAATCTCAGGTTTCAAAAGCAGGTATGTCAATGAGATGACTCAGATGTTGAAACGCACTAACTAAAAGGCTCTCCATTGGGAAGAATCAAGATAGAGCTCTTTGCCGAGCAGCTACCAAGGTATGTTATTTTGACATATTTGTCATCTGACTCTGCTAACATCAGAACTTGTGAGAACTTTCGCCAATTTTGCACTGGTGAATACAAACGCAACGAGGGGCCAACTGGTTATAAGggttgcaaatttcatCGCATTATAAAAGACTTCATGATACAGGGAGGCGATTTCGAAAAGGGAAATGGAAAAGGTACAATGACGATATTTGGCAAGTCTACATTCGACGACGAAGGTTTTCCTTTCGATCACAAGAAGTATTCGGTGTCAATGGCTAACTCTGGCCCCAATACCAACGGGTGTCAGTTTTTCATTTGCACCGAAGATTCACCTCATTTAGATGGCAGGCATGTAGTATTTGGCCGTGTTGTGGATGGGTTCtctgttgttgatgagctcaacCTTGTTAGAACTAAAGGAGACTGTCCAGTGGAGGATGTGGTAATTGAGGAGTGTGGTGAGATGTAGAGAAAACGATTAGATAAAAAATTAAGGTTAGAGTTGAGAGAGCCCaaaatctctttttgtaTCTTATTGTGCCCTTGGTTTTGCGATTGTACCCATTGCTCCATGAGGTCTGGCTTTGAAGCatgtttgcagccaacaaGGCAATGTTGGCAATGTTGGCAATGTTGCCAGAAAAGTAGGATCTTGATCTGTAGTAATGATTATTGCTTTTCGACAATGACCAACTCCTTCGACATCTTGGCTTTATTACAAATTGAGGCAATTTCGAGTTGGCTGTAGCTTTTCGGGTGCGTTAGATAGCCGAGAGCGCACAATCTCAGATTCCAGTACGAATAGATCAGGCTCAACTAGAACTACTCCACGACAAGTCACATACTCAAGAAACACCCCTAATGTCTGCAGACTATTGGTCGTCTTCACAACGAAATAAATGGCAGTTTACCCGTGAGGGTCTCGCCGATTGCAGAAGGAAATTGGTGCTActagagaagaagatgattcaAGGTGggttgatcaaggaaaatCCCCAGATCGTATACGATGTCAACATGCGGATATATCTTCACACATTGGTGGTCAAGCTTGGCAGAAGACTCAATGTTAGGCAGATTGCCTTGGCCTCTGCCGAAGTGTACCTCTTTCGATTCCTCACACGGGTTCTGTTGAAGGAAGTCAACGCATACCTCCTAGTCACTACGTGTTTATACGTTGCTTGCAAGATCGAAGAGTGTCCACAACATTTACGACTTATAGTTCTGGAAGCAAGAAACTTATGGCCCGAATATATACCCCATGATGTTACGAAACTAGCAGAGTTTGAGTTCTAtctcattgaagaaatg
It encodes the following:
- a CDS encoding phosphopantothenate--cysteine ligase CAB2; translated protein: MPPPQKNYHTAAPEPETAIDRSHGDFPVAGDSDEEVYFKTHKAPSYLAEIEEQTKQFVEYHAETTGKRIALVTSGGTTVPLENNTVRFIDNFSAGTRGATSAEYFLENGYAVIFLHREFSLLPYSRHYSHTTNCFLDYMIEKDNKVEINPEFADEMLVVLRKYQQAQKSNSLFLVPFTTVNQYLYTLKSMSTILQRIHTKALFYLAAAVSDFFLPSSRMPQHKIQAQPSGKLVVDLEQVPKFLRRLVDSWAPQAMIVSFKLETDNSILIKKAKDALSRYQHQLVIGNLLQSRKNEVVIVTPNGEQEWIRLTEEDKSKKVEIESLIIPAVKHKHEEWMKSWQQNSTA
- the SAM50 gene encoding SAM complex subunit SAM50, whose amino-acid sequence is MSLDHEESMIDRISVGADVDDVSNLSAEEKELRKLLASKQELMMNQSRAYLEDLFKENSTIPIKLKNVQVTNSQYFRHSFLQTQLSPLLTGKVMSLAEFLNNLEIVHRRFLKHDILEDSMIGLHQLPKQMWNNKSPLTIDMVPVFNVVPQKRFFAKTGTNIGNGEGDGYIQFQLKNMFGGAESLVFDAITGTKTPSSYLLNYSQPVFNRADYLWGTSAFINTRKLEWIQSNVHTKGVVSRITTHFDSKFNFDIALENSWRALSNHGSKSLEVLRQSRDTFKSSLILGVTYDSRDNRIGPTSGTLAKLGVEYSGLFGFNNVRFTKFMWEGQRALALGKHHSIILTNKAGLLISGDRLKTNILDRFHVGGPNDVRSFSLNGVGPKDKNSSVGGDVFFNGGISLLSHIPKTPEDTNFKLINYLNFGKLASIDSSDRSSDVLKSMTSGYSVSAGVGVLYNHPMARFELNFGLPIVAHANDHVRKGIQYGVGVSFL
- the CRZ1 gene encoding DNA-binding transcription factor CRZ1, with amino-acid sequence MSSNVVKREEEELYDMLNLSPPHFDASLNMSSPTSVLSKDMFDHGNGTATNGMLADSPVIMNQEQLIQNQHDSFARNVNINLSQDNGVTSSLHPNPSGLDISPSLNVNTTQKLQVSSDFLSPHNFPNSSSYLNPRSPDTYSSHSLYSDQSSNPGSPYQDAMSHFSEAYSDVGQQHISQNDYLDTSANVRRDTNGGSFNRDIYLGESVSSTNLMSMSTQSFHQRTTQQEQQFTNEQNYKDSLSMPIPSINAAPYENSYDRLTENNLMNYTENINTSRPYPLQEQKEITISIEQAPDIVAAKTPSLFSNSSHNSSAQNSPGQQYSASNSLKPQGSAGNLSSTSQANSQMSPSSPSDQNESSLLKPEEFQSVKRGRQKVHSLKTHSRSRSPNNSGYSSEEIDDDESASVGENAVASREKMLELASTTQSTRRTQKHPSLYACHLCDKRFTRPYNLKSHLRTHTDERPFTCNVCGKAFARQHDRKRHEDLHSGEKKFQCKGLLKDGTPYGCGRKFARADALRRHFQTESGKECIRALVEEDERERQAGNGNESGIQLPSGDYLSPSSINQYQNVPQVAISPPD
- the TRM12 gene encoding tRNA(Phe) (4-demethylwyosine(37)-C(7)) aminocarboxypropyltransferase yields the protein MGTQIVVKKPLLIKLIKSKLEISDALDKSRKISKKDGNALLYSTASVSELSTLLREYEKEISMTEDDSRPIERKTHLRDEVADIIGEYHNELLATVPKKWSLYPPMVLFNNGTFDTPDWANYFLKNGTTLLFDHLSDSFFKGYTHYAVNKPIIEEDVMRRPFSLVPLHGDFGPEPTTQMFESPSGLDIERTFWCTVTQNGISQEWAPRYTMFSRGNITEKKRLLDSYRNLTGENVVDLYAGIGYFTLSYLANGATVYCWEINPWSIEGLLRGLKKNGCKFCLIKDGDNFDATTHSEALGSGVNAFVFHESNEHAVERLSRLDLAIAHYNLGLLPTSRQGWEVVRRLESHKSKGPKVSPALVHAHENVHKNDFDQIVKEIETFFDGRVIQLNKVKTFAPDIWHIVLDVQLQI